In Paucidesulfovibrio longus DSM 6739, a genomic segment contains:
- a CDS encoding c-type heme family protein yields the protein MSRILPQRLQAKFLLGLGAIVCVLGAFFAASLYFHLNSLLETQVQEKADLVLAQVDAVQSYVREKLRPKMYAILDDQFVIEAMSTSYVSRAVMDRLNVNDVEYHYRRVAENARNPKSEVAGQEREVLRFFRENPDAKYWTGRRRIDGQEHYVKARPVVFKSSCLHCHGVPSDSPPELLERYGSERGFGHKAGAIDGIVLVGVPVERAVAKIREATVGYVGLYATGGLLFFTVIQFFFNRLVIHNLRRLTDKFKTLFQDQAEITVLEKLGNEDEIDEIVQGMEELGDHLHSVQQQLKAHSDNLEQMVEERTCELKHEADERRADVRLFVQLLDGLNRSSSRRELWRFALPLVGRRFGALEAGFACMLTQTTYYSWPVADKRPEMPDNWKSIMMDAQPRFDEDRAFIPVTSSDASAEGLLVLTWPAGTVLKEQDRDVLRALGQQLGIAMENLTVLHNLLRQKDMLQAVFEGISDPLLLMDAACGVVLANEAARSLADTFGMQRRHDLAPLFMPGGVLESCPLRETMLQGQPQAREARTADNRSFSINIYPVTVAESEDVQGRIVVYIREVTQEKRMLSTMQRSEKLATVGRLAAGLAHEINNPLGVIKCYGELLRGSVTDPEQLEDVRVILKHAGQAQNVLQELLNFARPKQTAPVSLDLAAMVGDAVKVFQVQAEKRGVLVEVDSEPDLPRFVANPQHLEQILANLFSNALDAVAPETGRIHVGVGRGRGEDGVVLRVADNGPGISEEHLRRLFDPFFTTKEMGKGTGLGLAVVYGLVAEMGGRIEVENKGGAVFTIHLPGEAPQPNSPSSQGAS from the coding sequence ATGTCCCGAATTCTCCCCCAGCGGCTCCAGGCCAAATTCCTCTTGGGCCTGGGGGCCATTGTCTGCGTGCTCGGCGCGTTCTTCGCGGCCAGCCTCTATTTCCATCTCAATTCCCTGCTGGAGACGCAGGTGCAGGAGAAGGCGGACCTCGTGCTGGCCCAGGTGGACGCGGTGCAGTCCTATGTCCGCGAGAAGCTGCGACCCAAGATGTACGCGATCCTGGACGACCAGTTCGTCATCGAGGCCATGAGCACCTCCTACGTCTCGCGCGCGGTCATGGACCGCCTGAACGTCAACGACGTGGAATACCACTACCGCCGCGTGGCCGAGAACGCCCGCAATCCCAAGTCCGAAGTCGCCGGACAGGAGCGCGAGGTGCTGCGGTTCTTCCGCGAAAACCCGGACGCGAAATATTGGACCGGGCGCAGGCGCATCGACGGGCAGGAACACTACGTCAAGGCGCGCCCCGTGGTCTTCAAGTCCTCCTGCCTGCACTGCCACGGCGTGCCGTCCGACTCCCCGCCGGAGCTGCTGGAGCGCTACGGCAGCGAGCGCGGCTTCGGCCACAAGGCCGGGGCCATCGACGGCATCGTTCTCGTGGGCGTGCCCGTGGAGCGCGCCGTGGCCAAGATCCGCGAAGCCACGGTGGGCTACGTCGGGCTTTATGCCACGGGCGGGCTGCTCTTCTTCACGGTCATCCAGTTCTTCTTCAACCGCCTCGTGATCCACAACCTCCGGCGGCTTACGGACAAGTTCAAGACCCTGTTCCAGGACCAGGCCGAGATCACCGTGCTGGAAAAGCTCGGCAACGAGGACGAGATCGACGAGATCGTGCAGGGCATGGAAGAGCTGGGCGACCATCTGCATTCGGTGCAGCAGCAGCTCAAGGCCCATTCCGACAACCTGGAGCAGATGGTCGAGGAGCGCACCTGCGAGCTGAAGCACGAGGCGGACGAACGCCGGGCCGACGTGCGCCTCTTCGTGCAGCTGCTCGACGGCCTGAACCGCAGCAGCTCGCGCCGCGAGCTTTGGCGCTTCGCCCTGCCCCTGGTGGGCCGCCGCTTCGGCGCGCTGGAGGCGGGCTTCGCCTGCATGCTGACCCAGACCACCTATTATTCCTGGCCCGTGGCCGACAAGCGGCCGGAGATGCCGGACAACTGGAAGTCGATCATGATGGACGCGCAGCCCCGTTTCGACGAGGACCGCGCCTTCATCCCCGTGACCTCCAGCGATGCCTCGGCCGAGGGCCTGCTCGTGCTGACCTGGCCCGCCGGAACCGTGCTCAAGGAGCAGGACCGCGACGTGCTCCGGGCCCTCGGCCAGCAGCTCGGCATCGCCATGGAAAACCTCACGGTGCTCCACAACCTGCTGCGCCAGAAGGACATGCTCCAGGCGGTCTTCGAGGGCATCAGCGACCCGCTGCTGCTCATGGACGCGGCCTGCGGCGTGGTCCTGGCCAACGAGGCCGCGCGCAGCCTGGCCGACACGTTCGGGATGCAGCGGCGGCACGACCTGGCCCCGCTGTTCATGCCGGGCGGCGTCCTGGAAAGCTGCCCCCTCCGGGAGACCATGCTCCAGGGCCAGCCCCAGGCCCGCGAGGCGCGCACCGCGGACAACCGCTCCTTCTCCATCAACATCTATCCCGTGACCGTGGCCGAATCCGAAGACGTGCAGGGCCGCATCGTGGTCTACATCCGCGAGGTGACGCAGGAAAAGCGGATGCTTTCCACCATGCAGCGCAGCGAGAAGCTGGCCACGGTGGGCCGCCTCGCCGCAGGACTCGCCCACGAGATCAACAACCCCCTGGGCGTGATCAAATGCTACGGGGAGCTGCTGCGCGGCAGCGTGACGGACCCGGAACAGCTCGAAGACGTGCGCGTGATCCTCAAGCATGCGGGCCAGGCCCAGAACGTGCTCCAGGAGCTGCTCAACTTCGCGCGGCCCAAGCAGACCGCCCCTGTTTCGCTCGACCTCGCGGCCATGGTCGGGGATGCGGTCAAGGTCTTCCAGGTCCAGGCCGAAAAGCGCGGCGTGCTGGTCGAGGTGGACAGCGAGCCGGACCTGCCGCGTTTCGTGGCCAACCCGCAACACCTGGAGCAGATCCTGGCCAACCTCTTCAGCAACGCCCTGGACGCCGTGGCCCCGGAAACCGGACGCATCCACGTCGGCGTGGGCCGGGGCCGGGGCGAGGACGGCGTCGTGCTGCGCGTCGCGGACAACGGACCCGGCATTTCCGAGGAACACCTGCGCAGGCTCTTCGACCCCTTCTTCACCACCAAGGAAATGGGCAAGGGCACGGGCCTCGGCCTGGCCGTGGTCTACGGACTCGTGGCAGAGATGGGCGGCCGCATCGAGGTTGAAAACAAAGGCGGCGCCGTGTTCACGATCCATCTGCCCGGCGAGGCCCCG